From a single Mesorhizobium shangrilense genomic region:
- the dgcA gene encoding N-acetyl-D-Glu racemase DgcA, whose amino-acid sequence MARVISVEAERFPIAGIFTISRGSKTEAEVITCTIGEGAHTGRGECVPYKRYGETMDGVRDAIQAMSGRIADGISRAALLDAMPAGAARNAIDCALWDLEAKRSGTSVASAIGAAPTRALETAYTLSLSEPEAMAAQARANAARPLLKVKIGGDNDIARIRAVRQAAPDSRIILDANEGWTDENIVANLAFAAEQGIALIEQPLPAGHDEILRHIAHPMPICADESVHEAKNLSALVGRYDAVNIKLDKSGGLTAALVLRDRARELGFGVMVGCMVGTSLAMAPAVLLAQGAEFVDLDGPLLLTRDRVPGLVYQGSLVSPPEPALWG is encoded by the coding sequence ATGGCGCGTGTCATTTCGGTTGAGGCCGAGCGCTTTCCCATCGCCGGGATATTCACCATTTCGCGCGGCTCGAAGACCGAGGCCGAGGTCATCACCTGCACCATCGGCGAAGGCGCCCATACCGGTCGCGGCGAATGCGTCCCCTACAAGCGTTATGGTGAGACCATGGATGGCGTCCGTGACGCGATCCAGGCGATGAGTGGCAGGATCGCAGATGGTATCAGCCGGGCGGCCCTCCTCGACGCCATGCCGGCAGGAGCCGCCCGCAACGCCATCGACTGCGCGCTGTGGGACCTGGAGGCAAAGAGGAGCGGAACATCGGTTGCCTCTGCGATTGGCGCGGCTCCCACAAGGGCACTTGAGACCGCCTACACGCTCTCGCTCAGCGAGCCGGAGGCAATGGCGGCGCAAGCCCGTGCCAATGCGGCGCGGCCACTGCTGAAGGTCAAGATCGGCGGCGACAATGACATCGCCCGCATTCGTGCCGTCAGGCAGGCCGCACCCGACAGCCGCATCATCCTCGACGCCAATGAAGGCTGGACCGACGAGAACATCGTCGCGAACCTCGCCTTCGCCGCCGAGCAGGGAATCGCGCTGATCGAGCAGCCACTGCCGGCAGGCCATGACGAGATCCTGCGCCACATCGCGCATCCCATGCCGATCTGTGCCGATGAAAGCGTGCATGAGGCGAAGAACCTGTCGGCACTTGTCGGCCGCTACGATGCCGTCAACATCAAGCTCGACAAATCAGGCGGCCTGACGGCGGCCCTTGTCCTGCGCGATCGCGCCCGTGAATTGGGTTTTGGCGTGATGGTCGGCTGCATGGTCGGCACGTCGCTGGCGATGGCGCCGGCCGTCCTGCTGGCCCAAGGCGCCGAATTCGTCGACCTCGATGGTCCGCTGCTGCTTACCCGCGACCGCGTGCCCGGCCTTGTCTACCAGGGATCGTTGGTCTCACCGCCCGAGCCGGCGCTGTGGGGCTGA
- a CDS encoding NADP-dependent malic enzyme, with translation MEGDNKKTARSDLDEAALYFHKYPIPGKLEIQATKPLGNQRDLALAYSPGVAAPCLEIRDDPATAADYTARANLVGVVSNGSAVLGLGNIGPLASKPVMEGKAVLFKKFAGIDVFDIEIDAPGIDRMVETISALEPTFGGINLEDIKAPECFEVEERLKARMGIPVFHDDQHGTAIIVAAAVLNGLEFAGKTISDIKIVTSGAGAAALACLNLLVSLGVRVENIWVTDRFGVAYKGRVDEMDRWKDPYVKDTEARTLADVLPGADVFLGLSAAGVLKPELLALMAPKPLILALANPNPEIMPEAARAARPDAMICTGRSDFPNQVNNVLCFPYIFRGALDCGASAINEEMKMAAVRAIAALAREEPSDVAARAYSGETPIFGPDFLIPSPFDPRLILRIAPAVAKAACDTGVATRPIADFAAYIDKLNRFVFRSGLVMKPVFSSAKASNAKRVIYADGEDERVLRAAQVVLEEGIAEPILIGRPHVIEVRLKRYGLRIKPGVDFGLINPEDDPRYRNYVDLLIELAGRRGVTTEAARTMVRTDNTVIAALALKRGDADAMICGLEGRFARHLRNVTLIIGPRAGIKDHDLSTLSMLISQRGVIFLTDTYVSVDPTAEEIAEMTVLAAEEIRRFGIEPKAALLSFSDFGSRDAPSALKMRHAAAILARIAPDLECDGEMHADSALSESLRQRVYPHSRLKGEANLLVFPNLDSANITLTALRTMMDALHVGPILLGTDKPAHILTPSVTSRGIVNMTALAVVEAAQKAQATVNLG, from the coding sequence ATGGAAGGCGACAACAAGAAAACGGCACGATCGGACCTCGACGAAGCCGCCCTTTACTTCCACAAATACCCGATACCGGGAAAGCTCGAGATCCAGGCGACAAAGCCGCTCGGCAACCAGCGTGATCTGGCGCTTGCCTATTCACCCGGCGTCGCGGCGCCCTGTCTCGAAATCCGAGATGATCCCGCGACCGCCGCCGACTATACGGCGCGCGCCAATCTGGTCGGCGTGGTTTCCAACGGTTCGGCCGTGCTCGGCCTCGGCAATATCGGTCCGCTCGCCTCCAAGCCGGTGATGGAAGGCAAGGCGGTGCTGTTCAAGAAATTCGCCGGCATCGACGTGTTCGATATCGAGATCGATGCGCCGGGCATAGACCGCATGGTCGAGACGATCTCGGCGCTGGAGCCAACCTTCGGCGGCATCAATCTCGAGGACATCAAGGCGCCCGAGTGCTTCGAGGTCGAGGAGCGGCTGAAAGCCCGCATGGGCATACCCGTCTTCCACGACGACCAGCATGGCACCGCCATCATCGTTGCCGCAGCCGTGCTGAACGGGCTGGAATTTGCCGGCAAGACCATCTCGGACATCAAGATCGTCACCTCCGGCGCCGGTGCGGCTGCCCTTGCCTGCCTCAACCTCCTGGTCTCGCTTGGCGTGCGGGTGGAAAACATCTGGGTTACCGATCGCTTCGGCGTTGCCTACAAGGGCCGCGTCGACGAGATGGATCGCTGGAAAGATCCCTATGTGAAGGACACCGAGGCGCGCACGCTGGCCGACGTTCTGCCGGGCGCCGACGTGTTCCTCGGCCTTTCGGCCGCGGGCGTCCTCAAGCCGGAACTGCTGGCGCTCATGGCGCCAAAACCGCTGATCCTGGCGCTCGCCAACCCCAATCCCGAAATCATGCCGGAGGCGGCGCGGGCGGCACGTCCCGACGCCATGATCTGCACCGGTCGTTCCGATTTTCCCAATCAGGTCAACAACGTACTGTGCTTTCCTTACATCTTTCGCGGAGCGCTTGACTGCGGTGCCAGCGCGATCAATGAAGAGATGAAGATGGCGGCGGTTCGGGCGATCGCCGCCCTTGCCCGTGAAGAACCCTCCGACGTCGCCGCCCGCGCCTATTCCGGCGAGACGCCGATCTTCGGGCCTGACTTCCTGATCCCTTCGCCGTTTGATCCACGCCTGATCCTGCGCATCGCTCCGGCCGTTGCCAAGGCGGCCTGCGACACCGGTGTTGCAACCCGCCCGATCGCCGACTTTGCCGCCTATATCGACAAGCTCAACCGCTTCGTCTTCCGCTCCGGCCTGGTGATGAAGCCGGTGTTCTCGTCGGCAAAGGCGTCGAACGCCAAGCGTGTCATTTATGCCGACGGCGAGGATGAGCGCGTGCTTCGTGCCGCCCAGGTGGTGCTGGAAGAAGGCATCGCCGAGCCGATCCTGATCGGCCGCCCGCATGTCATCGAGGTGCGGTTGAAACGCTATGGGTTGCGCATCAAGCCTGGCGTCGATTTCGGCCTGATCAATCCCGAGGACGACCCGCGCTACCGCAATTATGTCGACCTGCTGATCGAGCTCGCAGGCCGGCGCGGCGTCACGACGGAAGCCGCCCGCACCATGGTGCGCACCGACAACACGGTGATCGCCGCGCTCGCGCTGAAACGCGGCGATGCCGACGCCATGATCTGCGGTCTGGAGGGGCGCTTTGCTCGCCATCTGCGCAATGTCACGCTGATCATTGGCCCCCGTGCCGGCATCAAGGATCACGACCTGTCGACACTATCCATGCTGATCTCGCAGCGCGGCGTCATCTTCCTGACCGACACCTACGTTTCCGTCGACCCGACGGCCGAGGAAATCGCCGAGATGACGGTTCTCGCGGCCGAAGAGATCAGGCGATTTGGCATTGAGCCAAAGGCTGCCCTGCTCTCATTCTCGGATTTCGGCTCTCGCGACGCACCGAGCGCCCTCAAGATGCGGCACGCTGCAGCGATCCTGGCACGGATCGCGCCAGACCTGGAGTGCGACGGCGAAATGCATGCCGACTCCGCCCTGTCGGAGTCCCTGCGCCAGCGGGTTTATCCGCACTCACGGCTGAAGGGTGAAGCCAATCTTCTGGTGTTCCCCAATCTGGATTCCGCCAACATCACACTCACAGCGCTGCGCACGATGATGGATGCCCTGCATGTCGGCCCGATCCTGCTCGGCACCGACAAACCGGCGCACATCCTGACCCCGTCGGTGACATCGCGCGGCATCGTCAACATGACGGCGCTTGCCGTTGTCGAAGCGGCCCAGAAGGCCCAGGCGACGGTCAATCTGGGCTGA
- a CDS encoding MFS transporter, translating into MSLPPLSPEQLVKPSHFELRMSLIFATLFVPLGTHLPYFPLWLQAKGFHAEQIAVILAAPMFLRVVTTPLLTALADKAGDRADVYIALVAASLLLSAGYFLPPTYAIVLAVSLVLTTVWTPHSPIADSLALSGVRRFGSNYTSMRKWGSISYLCANVAGGFILSATGSRAVPVIIFVALAAALVAGLFAPRLGRPRRSSPLSATDIQHSAPKLLNPYFLYFSIGVGVITASHAFLYGFVSIYWKSIGISDSVVGLLWAWGVVSEVCMFMMFTRFFNSFSVVSIMVMAGIGAIVRWIAFPLVWPLGLGVTGFFAVQSLHSVSVALVLIGLQKMIGETISEERTGAAQGIAYFSNGFFMAVVTLASGPLYDRFGVDGFFAMIPVALIGLALIGLAARSAPQRRLGR; encoded by the coding sequence ATGTCCCTGCCGCCGCTCTCCCCAGAACAACTCGTCAAGCCCAGCCATTTCGAACTGCGCATGAGCCTGATCTTCGCCACGCTCTTCGTGCCGCTTGGAACCCACTTGCCTTACTTTCCGCTGTGGCTGCAGGCCAAGGGTTTCCATGCCGAGCAGATCGCGGTCATCCTGGCCGCTCCCATGTTCCTGCGCGTGGTGACGACGCCATTGCTGACGGCGCTGGCGGACAAGGCCGGCGACCGCGCCGATGTCTATATCGCGCTGGTGGCGGCTTCATTGCTGCTATCGGCCGGTTATTTCCTGCCGCCAACCTACGCCATCGTGCTGGCGGTATCGCTGGTGCTCACCACTGTCTGGACGCCGCATTCGCCGATTGCCGATTCGCTGGCGCTGTCGGGCGTGCGCCGCTTCGGCTCTAATTACACGAGCATGCGCAAATGGGGATCGATCTCCTATTTGTGCGCCAATGTCGCTGGAGGATTCATCCTGTCGGCGACCGGCTCGCGCGCCGTGCCGGTGATCATCTTCGTGGCACTGGCGGCGGCCCTTGTCGCCGGCCTGTTCGCGCCGCGGCTCGGCCGTCCCAGGCGCTCGTCGCCACTTTCGGCCACCGATATCCAGCATTCAGCACCAAAGCTGCTGAATCCCTACTTCCTGTATTTTTCCATTGGCGTCGGCGTCATCACCGCCAGCCATGCATTCCTCTACGGATTCGTCTCGATCTACTGGAAATCGATCGGCATCAGCGATTCAGTGGTCGGCCTGCTGTGGGCCTGGGGCGTGGTGTCCGAAGTCTGCATGTTCATGATGTTCACCCGCTTTTTCAATTCGTTCTCCGTCGTGTCGATCATGGTGATGGCGGGAATTGGCGCCATTGTGCGGTGGATCGCCTTTCCGCTGGTGTGGCCGCTCGGCCTCGGCGTCACCGGTTTCTTTGCCGTGCAGTCGCTGCATTCGGTTTCAGTGGCGCTGGTGCTGATCGGCTTGCAGAAGATGATCGGTGAAACGATCTCCGAGGAGCGGACGGGTGCCGCGCAAGGCATCGCCTATTTCTCCAACGGCTTCTTCATGGCGGTGGTGACGCTGGCGTCTGGTCCGCTCTATGATCGTTTCGGCGTGGACGGCTTCTTTGCAATGATCCCGGTCGCCTTGATCGGATTGGCGCTTATCGGCCTTGCGGCGCGCTCAGCCCCACAGCGCCGGCTCGGGCGGTGA
- a CDS encoding AAA family ATPase — protein MSSNKPKLHLLCGKIAAGKSTLAAQLGNLPGTVVVSEDHWLSRLYPGEMTSVADYVNRSARLRNAMELHLIDLLKSGVSVVLDFPANTPANRAWMRTIFEQAGASHQLHYFDVSDAVCKARLRARNASGDHEFAATDKQFDLITSHFVAPTPDEGFTVVIHR, from the coding sequence ATGTCATCGAACAAACCGAAGCTGCATCTCCTATGCGGCAAAATTGCCGCCGGTAAGTCAACGCTTGCAGCCCAACTCGGCAACCTGCCCGGTACTGTCGTCGTCAGCGAGGATCATTGGCTTTCCCGGCTTTATCCAGGAGAAATGACTTCCGTCGCCGATTACGTCAACCGCTCTGCTCGCCTTCGAAACGCTATGGAATTGCATCTGATCGATCTGCTGAAATCAGGCGTTTCGGTTGTGTTGGACTTTCCGGCGAATACGCCGGCAAATCGCGCATGGATGCGAACGATATTTGAGCAGGCAGGAGCCTCCCACCAACTCCATTACTTTGACGTCTCTGATGCCGTCTGCAAGGCGCGTCTTCGGGCGCGGAATGCCAGCGGGGATCATGAGTTCGCGGCGACCGACAAGCAATTTGATCTCATCACGAGCCACTTTGTGGCGCCGACACCCGATGAGGGTTTCACCGTCGTGATCCATCGGTGA
- a CDS encoding SDR family oxidoreductase, translating to MDLGIRGKKAIVCASSKGLGKGCAMALAEAGCDIVVNGRNAELVAKTAAELRERYAVTVTEVVGDVSKPEVQKALLAACPEPDILVNNNGGPPLRDFRELDRAKILEGVTQNMVTPVELVQAVIDGMAARGFGRIVNITSLSVYVPIPGLDLSSGARAGLTSFLAGVARTVIDRNVTINNMLPGKLDTDRLRGPHEAGTVEDPAAATARKTRISADVPAKRLGTPEEFGQICAFLCSVHAGYLTGQNIPVDGGLYVSAF from the coding sequence ATGGATCTCGGTATTCGCGGCAAGAAGGCCATCGTTTGCGCATCGAGCAAAGGACTTGGAAAAGGCTGCGCCATGGCGCTGGCCGAAGCCGGCTGCGATATCGTCGTCAACGGGCGCAACGCCGAACTGGTGGCCAAGACCGCCGCGGAACTGCGCGAGCGCTATGCTGTGACGGTAACGGAAGTCGTCGGCGATGTCTCGAAGCCGGAAGTGCAGAAGGCACTGCTTGCCGCCTGTCCCGAGCCGGACATCCTCGTCAACAACAATGGCGGCCCGCCACTGCGCGATTTCCGCGAACTGGATCGCGCGAAGATCCTCGAAGGCGTTACCCAGAACATGGTGACGCCGGTCGAACTGGTCCAGGCGGTCATCGACGGCATGGCGGCGCGCGGCTTCGGCCGCATCGTCAACATCACCTCGCTGTCGGTCTACGTTCCCATTCCGGGCCTCGACCTGTCATCCGGCGCACGCGCCGGCCTGACCTCGTTCCTCGCCGGCGTGGCGCGAACGGTGATCGATCGCAATGTCACCATCAACAACATGCTGCCGGGCAAGCTCGACACCGACCGGCTGCGCGGCCCCCATGAAGCCGGTACAGTCGAAGATCCGGCAGCCGCCACCGCGCGCAAGACCCGCATCAGCGCCGACGTACCGGCCAAACGGCTGGGCACGCCGGAGGAGTTCGGCCAGATCTGCGCCTTCCTCTGTTCGGTCCATGCCGGCTACCTGACGGGACAGAACATACCCGTCGATGGCGGTCTCTACGTCAGCGCCTTTTGA
- a CDS encoding UDP-2,3-diacylglucosamine diphosphatase — translation MSGQEPRTFRSMFISDVHLGSKAAKAEFLIDFLRYHDADIIYLVGDIVDGWRLRRSWHWPQSHNDVVQKLLRKARKGASITYIAGNHDEFARQFQGVHFGGIVVADRAIHETADGKRLLVIHGDQFDTVVHNARWLAYLGDHAYDAAMIVNRVVTRLRQLLGLPYWSFSSWAKVKVKKAVNFIGSFQTVLTEEARRSHVDGVICGHIHHAAIENFEDVRYINTGDWVESCTAVVEHFDGRMEILTWAQVLPEAPDEPFIPMLIEGRVGQAA, via the coding sequence ATGTCCGGCCAAGAGCCCCGCACTTTCCGCAGCATGTTCATCTCCGACGTCCACCTTGGGTCGAAGGCGGCGAAGGCTGAATTCCTGATCGATTTCCTCAGATATCATGATGCCGATATCATCTACCTCGTCGGCGATATCGTTGATGGCTGGCGGTTGCGGAGGAGCTGGCACTGGCCGCAAAGCCATAACGACGTCGTGCAGAAATTGCTGCGCAAGGCGCGCAAGGGCGCCAGCATCACCTACATCGCCGGCAACCATGACGAGTTCGCGCGACAGTTCCAGGGCGTGCATTTCGGCGGCATAGTCGTCGCCGACCGCGCCATCCACGAAACGGCCGACGGCAAGCGCCTTCTCGTCATCCATGGCGACCAGTTCGACACCGTCGTCCACAATGCGCGCTGGCTCGCCTATCTTGGCGATCATGCCTACGATGCGGCGATGATCGTCAATCGGGTGGTGACACGGCTTCGCCAGCTGCTCGGCCTGCCTTACTGGTCGTTTTCCTCCTGGGCCAAGGTCAAGGTCAAGAAGGCGGTGAACTTCATCGGCTCGTTCCAGACGGTGCTGACCGAGGAAGCGCGCCGCTCGCATGTCGACGGCGTGATCTGCGGCCACATCCACCATGCGGCGATCGAGAATTTCGAGGACGTACGCTACATCAACACCGGCGACTGGGTGGAAAGCTGCACGGCGGTGGTCGAGCATTTCGATGGCCGGATGGAAATCCTGACCTGGGCGCAGGTGTTGCCGGAGGCGCCCGACGAACCGTTCATCCCGATGCTGATCGAAGGTCGGGTAGGGCAGGCGGCCTGA
- a CDS encoding ABC transporter permease: MLTIGKRDASGTTANEADHQPRVAVGDEGGVLGCAFSGTWTTRTVALVDAEMRKIEKRSGFKTLALDLSKIEKIDTAGAWLIDRLVSAFEKHGAEIRMQGQSEVASILLEAVSDAVRRAPDSGPVRPPNIIIRALEAIGRRVYEMRDDFLSSMNILGATIRGAQMKLGRGHGVNMAAIFNQIDRMGVGAIPVVVLMSAIVGAIVAQQGAYQLSYFGADIFVVDLVGVLILRELGVLMTAIMIAGRSGSAITAEIGSMKMREEVDALKVIGLNPIGVLVFPRLVALVIALPCLTIIANFAALGGGIAAAWLYSGISPAAFLDRLRVAIDLSTIFAGLIKAPFMAMIIGTIASVEGMKVGGSAESLGKHVTASVVKSIFVVIILDGLFAIFYAAIAF, from the coding sequence ATGTTGACCATCGGCAAACGCGACGCAAGTGGCACGACCGCCAATGAGGCTGACCACCAGCCTCGCGTCGCCGTCGGTGATGAGGGTGGCGTTCTCGGCTGCGCCTTTTCCGGAACTTGGACGACACGCACCGTCGCGTTGGTCGACGCCGAGATGCGCAAGATCGAAAAGCGGAGTGGATTCAAGACGCTGGCGCTCGATCTTTCAAAGATCGAGAAAATTGATACCGCCGGTGCCTGGCTCATCGACCGCCTCGTCAGCGCCTTCGAAAAGCACGGCGCTGAAATCCGGATGCAGGGACAGAGCGAGGTCGCGTCGATCCTGCTTGAAGCTGTCAGCGACGCGGTTCGACGCGCCCCTGATTCCGGTCCCGTCCGGCCGCCCAACATCATCATCCGCGCGCTTGAGGCGATCGGCCGGCGTGTCTACGAAATGCGCGACGATTTCCTCTCGTCGATGAACATCCTTGGCGCCACCATCCGTGGCGCGCAGATGAAGCTTGGCCGTGGTCACGGCGTCAATATGGCGGCGATCTTCAACCAGATCGATCGCATGGGGGTCGGGGCCATCCCGGTTGTCGTGCTGATGTCGGCCATCGTCGGCGCGATCGTCGCCCAGCAAGGCGCCTACCAGCTCAGCTATTTCGGCGCCGACATCTTTGTCGTCGACCTGGTCGGCGTGCTGATCCTGCGCGAACTTGGTGTGCTGATGACGGCGATCATGATCGCCGGCCGCTCCGGCAGCGCCATCACCGCCGAGATCGGCTCGATGAAGATGCGCGAGGAAGTCGATGCGCTCAAGGTCATCGGGCTCAATCCGATCGGCGTGCTGGTGTTCCCGCGGCTGGTGGCGCTGGTGATCGCACTGCCGTGCCTGACGATCATCGCCAATTTTGCCGCGCTCGGCGGCGGCATCGCGGCCGCCTGGCTCTACTCCGGTATTTCACCAGCTGCCTTCCTCGACCGGCTGCGCGTGGCTATCGACCTCAGCACCATTTTCGCCGGCCTGATCAAGGCGCCTTTCATGGCCATGATCATCGGCACGATCGCTTCCGTCGAAGGCATGAAGGTTGGCGGCAGCGCCGAATCGCTGGGCAAGCATGTCACCGCTTCGGTGGTGAAGTCGATTTTCGTGGTCATCATCCTCGATGGCCTGTTTGCCATCTTCTATGCGGCGATCGCGTTCTGA